One genomic window of Caballeronia sp. SBC1 includes the following:
- a CDS encoding RNA-directed DNA polymerase, which produces MNLDEACNLSIEHLAAHGPSDITKETLETTLIRAHKADLIAEVHAKVRKGNILDMGFKPIQYILTPKNRYVFDYRKAAIIDPLCLAKYTAIVLQAAEQIEIARVPVSENIVYSSRFAPKEGALFDKNIGYGDWRERVKELANEDSCTYVVQCDIASFYDRINIHRVHSTLLDIGVDEQIVTAINSLLLLWSKKDSYGIPIGNTASRIISEAALIDVDRYLIDEGVRFVRYVDDFRIFAPNLVTAQRWMNLLTTRLFRDGLMLNTGKTKLYLSEKNEDTPPPLAEDSADAIIKKVTKLTGGYNRIARTFVMPASEKYDAFIKIDIPHEIESLQTQGIPEFSGIQKLIIACLVQQKFKLLEQIAIICGEYLYSLDYFIDMLLKNSDVIPQENKTVITEYYAKMVLSDGFGSLEWHQATLAKLLSSDGFFKKAALIHIVKIPNKDSVTYPSMIALEGLKGHLTREEFRTIREWFDRCDEWEKRRIISASVALPAEERKAWGRAIKPMLTADFLATKMSDDLIRGRE; this is translated from the coding sequence ATGCAATCTTAGCATCGAGCATTTAGCGGCCCACGGTCCCAGCGACATCACGAAGGAAACCCTAGAGACAACGTTGATAAGGGCGCATAAGGCTGATCTAATAGCCGAGGTCCATGCCAAGGTTCGTAAGGGAAATATACTTGACATGGGTTTTAAGCCGATCCAGTATATTTTGACGCCCAAAAATCGATATGTATTTGACTATCGGAAGGCCGCCATAATCGATCCTCTGTGCTTGGCGAAATATACTGCCATTGTTCTACAAGCCGCTGAACAGATAGAAATTGCCAGAGTGCCTGTATCGGAGAATATCGTATATTCTTCGAGGTTTGCTCCGAAGGAGGGGGCTCTTTTTGATAAAAACATCGGCTATGGAGACTGGCGTGAACGTGTCAAAGAACTAGCAAACGAAGACAGCTGTACATACGTCGTGCAATGTGATATCGCTTCCTTCTACGATAGGATCAATATCCATCGTGTTCACTCTACTCTTTTAGATATCGGCGTTGACGAGCAGATTGTGACCGCTATAAATAGCCTTCTATTGCTTTGGTCAAAAAAAGATAGCTATGGAATTCCCATTGGAAACACCGCAAGTCGAATAATCTCAGAAGCGGCTTTAATCGATGTCGACAGATATCTGATAGACGAAGGTGTCCGTTTTGTACGTTATGTTGACGATTTTCGAATATTTGCGCCGAACCTTGTTACGGCCCAGCGATGGATGAATTTGCTGACGACACGTCTGTTCAGGGACGGTTTGATGTTGAATACTGGAAAGACCAAGCTTTACTTGTCCGAAAAAAATGAGGACACACCACCACCATTGGCCGAAGATAGTGCAGATGCGATTATTAAGAAAGTCACAAAGCTTACCGGTGGCTACAATCGTATTGCACGGACCTTCGTCATGCCGGCTAGTGAAAAATATGATGCTTTTATAAAGATTGATATACCTCATGAGATCGAGTCGTTGCAAACACAAGGAATTCCTGAATTTTCTGGAATCCAGAAATTGATAATTGCATGTCTCGTGCAGCAAAAATTCAAATTGCTCGAGCAGATAGCAATAATATGCGGAGAATATTTATATTCACTAGATTACTTTATTGATATGTTGTTAAAAAATAGCGATGTTATTCCGCAAGAAAATAAGACTGTGATTACAGAATATTATGCGAAAATGGTCCTGTCGGACGGTTTTGGATCGCTAGAATGGCATCAGGCAACTTTGGCAAAGCTTTTATCTAGCGACGGGTTTTTCAAAAAGGCAGCACTTATTCACATAGTAAAAATTCCGAATAAGGATAGTGTGACATATCCGTCAATGATTGCCCTTGAGGGATTGAAGGGACATTTGACGCGGGAAGAATTTAGAACAATACGAGAATGGTTCGATAGATGTGATGAGTGGGAAAAAAGAAGAATAATTAGCGCTTCGGTGGCGCTTCCGGCAGAAGAGCGCAAAGCGTGGGGACGTGCAATTAAGCCTATGCTGACGGCGGATTTTTTGGCGACAAAAATGTCCGACGACCTGATCCGCGGCCGAGAGTAA